One Acinetobacter colistiniresistens DNA segment encodes these proteins:
- the era gene encoding GTPase Era yields the protein MSQSNENKPEAIEQQDGNNLIDQFFSSQGTTIPSDFKSGFVAIVGRPNVGKSTLMNHLLGQKLSITSRKPQTTRHKIVGIDSREKSQAVFVDTPGMHKKEVRAINKMMNRAAHSALRDVNLVLFVVDAQKWTQNDELVLEKLKNAEMPVILVINKLDTFENKNEALPLIRERAKLMNFAEIVPVSALRGANLEHLRDTIEKYLPYQPPLYSLDQITDRSERFLASEIIREKIMRQLGEELPYDLTVQIESFKTEEATVNEKTGRLKPPCTYIDATIFVERQGQKAIVIGDKGAKLKSIGMDARADMEKMFEQKIMLTLWVKVKGGWSDDERALKSLGYSDI from the coding sequence ATGTCTCAATCAAATGAAAATAAGCCAGAAGCAATTGAACAGCAAGATGGCAATAACTTAATTGATCAATTTTTTAGCTCTCAAGGAACTACCATTCCTTCAGATTTTAAAAGCGGTTTTGTTGCTATTGTCGGTCGCCCAAACGTAGGTAAATCTACGTTGATGAATCATTTACTGGGTCAAAAGTTATCGATTACTTCACGTAAGCCACAAACTACGCGTCACAAGATTGTGGGAATTGATTCACGTGAGAAATCTCAGGCCGTATTTGTTGATACCCCAGGGATGCACAAAAAAGAAGTACGTGCCATCAATAAGATGATGAACCGTGCTGCGCACTCAGCATTGCGTGATGTGAACTTGGTTTTATTTGTGGTGGATGCACAGAAGTGGACTCAAAACGATGAATTGGTTTTGGAAAAACTTAAAAATGCAGAAATGCCTGTTATTCTTGTGATCAATAAGTTAGATACTTTTGAAAATAAAAATGAAGCTTTACCACTGATTCGCGAGCGTGCAAAGTTAATGAACTTTGCTGAGATTGTTCCTGTTTCTGCACTACGTGGAGCGAATCTGGAACACCTGCGCGATACCATTGAGAAATATTTGCCGTATCAGCCGCCTTTGTATTCATTAGATCAGATTACCGATCGCTCTGAACGTTTCCTTGCGAGTGAAATCATTCGCGAGAAAATCATGCGTCAGTTGGGTGAAGAGCTTCCATATGATTTGACCGTACAAATCGAATCATTTAAAACTGAAGAAGCGACTGTGAACGAAAAAACAGGTCGTTTAAAACCACCTTGTACTTATATTGATGCAACGATTTTTGTAGAACGCCAAGGTCAAAAAGCGATTGTGATTGGTGACAAAGGTGCAAAGCTGAAAAGTATTGGAATGGATGCACGTGCAGACATGGAAAAAATGTTTGAACAGAAAATCATGCTCACACTTTGGGTGAAAGTCAAAGGGGGTTGGTCTGATGATGAGCGTGCTTTAAAAAGCTTGGGTTATAGCGATATTTAA
- the rnc gene encoding ribonuclease III — MTKNLQNKLNDTRLQGRIGHQFKQFDLLKLALTHRSVSHKHNYERLEFLGDSLLGMIVANYLYNAYPLENEGRLTRMRATLVRQEALGKIANDLQLSRSLILSTGELKSGGHHRESILADTVEAIIGAIYLDSNDLNLLERIVLKWYEPYLDHIEPTDQLKDPKSRLQEYLQARKKPLPVYEVVDIQGDAPNQHFKVECDVTGLPKIIGEGSSRRFAEQTAAAEILKLLEQ, encoded by the coding sequence TTGACCAAAAATCTGCAAAACAAGCTCAATGATACACGGCTGCAAGGGCGCATAGGTCACCAGTTTAAACAGTTTGACTTGTTAAAGCTGGCTTTGACCCATCGCTCGGTTAGCCATAAACATAATTATGAACGCCTAGAGTTTCTAGGCGATTCATTATTAGGGATGATCGTCGCAAATTATTTGTACAATGCCTATCCATTGGAAAATGAAGGTCGTTTAACGCGAATGCGTGCGACTTTGGTTCGACAGGAAGCGTTGGGAAAAATCGCAAATGATTTGCAATTAAGCCGGTCATTAATTTTAAGCACAGGCGAGTTAAAATCTGGTGGACATCACCGAGAGTCGATTTTGGCGGATACCGTAGAAGCCATTATTGGTGCTATTTATTTAGACAGTAATGATCTCAACTTGCTGGAACGCATTGTGCTAAAATGGTATGAACCATATCTGGATCATATCGAACCGACAGATCAACTGAAAGACCCGAAATCACGTTTGCAAGAGTATTTACAAGCACGTAAAAAACCTCTCCCAGTTTACGAGGTTGTAGATATTCAAGGTGATGCCCCGAACCAACATTTCAAAGTGGAATGTGATGTAACGGGATTGCCAAAAATTATAGGCGAGGGCTCAAGTCGTCGTTTTGCCGAACAAACGGCAGCGGCAGAGATTTTAAAATTATTGGAGCAATAA
- a CDS encoding DUF4845 domain-containing protein: MRKSQQGTSYIAILFGVVLFAVAVKAAIAIWPAYWDDKLINTQIEGLLKDSPPNTTPSKFASQMDQRFDMNGIRDLRFKDIAQVTYKDDLVVMKKYEIRKPFMLNISLVMTFEKTFDQKSAKQAQ, encoded by the coding sequence ATGCGTAAATCTCAACAAGGGACTTCGTATATTGCAATTTTATTTGGGGTGGTTTTATTTGCAGTTGCTGTTAAGGCAGCAATTGCGATTTGGCCAGCATACTGGGACGATAAACTGATTAATACTCAGATTGAGGGCTTATTAAAAGATAGCCCTCCGAATACTACGCCAAGTAAGTTCGCGTCTCAGATGGATCAGCGTTTTGATATGAACGGGATTCGTGATCTGCGTTTTAAAGATATTGCGCAAGTGACTTATAAAGATGATCTTGTGGTGATGAAGAAGTATGAAATACGTAAGCCTTTCATGCTGAATATCAGTTTAGTTATGACCTTTGAGAAGACTTTTGACCAAAAATCTGCAAAACAAGCTCAATGA
- the lepB gene encoding signal peptidase I encodes MDFDFNLILVPATLIFFLVWLLDKLVLKQRATRGRNQENFVITWAYDFWPVLAVVLVLRSFLYEPFNIPSDSMVPTLETGDFILVNKFDYGVRLPIVNAKIIDVSEPKRGEVIVFRYPPQPTISYIKRVVGVPGDHVQFRNGQLIINGQQVAKVETQYSREKDQQDTPTALYFKETLGEHQHLVRYLEGRNPLVEQFQFAQLRGAEALIPFVAKENDVFIQSNGQDWEVTVPKGQYFAMGDNRDQSADSRFWGFVPEANLTGRAFYVWMHKEPGFNLPSFNRNGKID; translated from the coding sequence GTGGATTTTGATTTTAACTTGATTCTGGTACCAGCAACACTAATTTTCTTTTTGGTGTGGTTACTGGATAAGTTGGTATTGAAACAGCGTGCAACACGAGGGCGTAATCAAGAGAATTTTGTCATTACATGGGCATATGACTTTTGGCCTGTGTTAGCTGTTGTGCTGGTGCTACGTTCTTTCTTATATGAACCATTTAATATTCCATCAGATTCTATGGTTCCGACCTTAGAAACGGGTGATTTTATCTTGGTGAATAAGTTTGATTATGGTGTGCGTTTACCCATCGTGAACGCTAAAATCATTGATGTTAGTGAGCCAAAACGTGGAGAAGTGATCGTATTCCGTTATCCGCCACAACCAACGATTAGCTATATTAAACGCGTAGTTGGTGTGCCTGGTGACCATGTTCAATTCAGAAATGGGCAATTAATTATTAATGGTCAGCAAGTCGCAAAGGTAGAGACACAATACTCGCGTGAGAAAGACCAGCAAGATACGCCAACTGCACTTTACTTTAAAGAAACCTTAGGTGAGCATCAGCATTTAGTCCGTTACTTGGAAGGGCGAAATCCTTTGGTTGAGCAATTCCAGTTTGCACAATTGCGAGGTGCTGAAGCATTAATCCCATTTGTGGCCAAAGAAAATGATGTGTTTATTCAAAGTAATGGTCAAGATTGGGAAGTGACTGTACCAAAAGGGCAATACTTTGCCATGGGTGATAACCGTGATCAAAGTGCAGACAGTCGTTTCTGGGGCTTTGTACCTGAGGCGAATTTAACAGGTCGAGCTTTTTATGTATGGATGCATAAAGAACCTGGTTTTAATCTTCCAAGTTTTAACCGAAATGGTAAGATTGACTAA